The Moorena producens PAL-8-15-08-1 genomic interval ATTTGAGCAGCTGCCACATCTCTGTCGGTTGTGTAGCCACAATGTTCGCAATGATGTATGCGCTCAGCTAAGGTCTTTTTGCCAGTTTCAGTTAAACAATTGGGACAAATTTGGCTAGTCTTTTTAGAATCTACTTTTTGAAAATAGACACCACGATAGGCGCAACACTGCTCTAATATCTTAAAAAACTGTCCCCATCCCGCATCTAGACAGTGCTTTCCTAGCATTCCCTTAGCCAATCCTTTGAGATTTAGATCTTCAACAAAGATCATCCCAGCCCAATCGCAAAGATTATGAGCTAATTTCCAGTAATAATTTTTTCTAATGTTAACGATTCGCTCGTGTAGCTTGCTGACTTTTGCTTGTGCCTTACAACGGTTGCTACTTCCTTTACGCTTTCTGCTTACCCTCTTTTGCAGCAATTTAAGCTTGCGTTCGAGACCCTTGAAAGGACGTGGATTAGGAAATAATTTCCCGTTACTAACAGCAACAAAATGTGAAATTCCCACATCAATGCCCAAGGGTTCCCCATGAGGCATAATCTGAGGAACATCAACATCCCATTGCAAAGTCAACATCACATACCAGCCAGTAGCACGTCTGACCACTCTGGCTTGTTTAACTACGGCATCAGAAGGTATTTCCCGTGATTGCCGCATCTTTACCCAGCCAATTTTGGGCAATTTAACTTTTCCAGATTCAACTGGTTTGACTCCTAGTTGTGGAAAAACAAAAGATCGCATTTGTCCCTGCTTCTTAAAGCGAGGAAAGCCATGACCTTGTTCCCACATACTAACAAAAGCTTTTTCTAGCCTTTTGAGCGTTTGTTGTAAGACATGAACTTGAACAGCTCTAAGCTCTTCAATAGCTTTTCTGGCAGCGGTTAACCCACGGCATTGACTGGCATAAGTAGGACGGGTTTGCTCTGCTGGAATGATGTATTCACTACGAACAGAGCAAGCATTAACCTGACAACTACGAGATTTATACCAATCCTTCCTTTCTGCTAGTGCATAGTTATAGACTTTGCGACACTGTTCAAGCCAGTTTTCAAACAAAGATACTTGCTTAGCGGTAGGTTTTAATTTGAACTCGTAGGTTAGATTGAACACTTTACTTGCCTCCTTAATTCAAGGATATCACATTCTTGAATTAACGCCCATCCTTAATTCAAACATAAAATCTTTTTAAAGCCGCCCTAAAAGGGCGGGGCTTGAAACCCAATATTTTTGGTCATTTTGTCAACTTCTATGGCTTGCTCCAACACCACGATAGTCCAAGATAGTGTTATGGCTGGCTCATGCGTTCGCGTAGCGTGACCCTAGGTCAATCGCATTTACTAATTATGCTATAATCATGGTCAGTGCTAGGGTTTTGAGCATAAACCATGAACCCTCAACCCCTCTGTGATCGAATATTAATCAACCAATGCTCTAGAAGTTAAACTGGGTTCGCAGCAGTCCAACCCCAATAGTATCATTTTCATCATTGTGTTCTGGATCGATAATCACCAAAACACCAGGAGTGATAAAGATTCTATCAGTGAGTGGGTAGCGATAAGACAGTTCAAGATGGTATGATACATCGCGGTCGCGACGACCAACAACATCATTACTAGCTAGTCTTGGAGGCATGCCAACAATTAGATTCAACTGGCTGCCTAGTTTTCCGATGTCTGGGAAAGCGGCGGTAACTGCCCAGCTCCAAATATCTGCTTTTGATCCGGTTGATCCATCGAAATCATTGTTACGGGGTGAGGATTCTGCGATCGCATTGCTATAACCAAGCCAACCGCCTAGGGTAAAGCGATCGCTAAATCGATAGCTAGTCGATACACCCAAGCTATTTGATGAGGTGGCTGTATTTGAGCCAAAGGGAGATTGAGCGAATTGGCTACCGAGAAAGGATGCAGTATTGGGTTGAGGAGAGTAGTACCGGACATAGGTCAATGCCATACCAAAGCGATCAGAGGGAGTAAGGGTCACCTGAGCCAAAGCACCAAATGTACCATTGAACAGTCCAAAGTCTGGATTAGAGGCAGAACCAGTGTAATAGGCCGCTCCAGTAGCAATCAGGTCATTGAATTGATAGTAGATTCCAGCACCAGCGCCAAAACCCAAGTCGTAGATGTAATTATTGAATCCAAAACTGGAAATGGAAAATGCTGGATTGAGGGTGGGAATCAAAGCAGTTGCTCCCTGACCTGCTGCTGCTATAGATACCAGACCTTTATTACCTAGGGGAAACCGATAGAACAGCTGGTTTAATTTAACATCATTGCCGGTATTAGTGGCAAAACCAAACTTTGTCATGGCTGTACCGGTGAAACCAGTGCTAAAGTTACTGGTATTCCCTGCCCGAAGTCTAGTGCGCAAAAGGTCTCGACCAGTGAAACTGGTGTCAAAGTTGAGAATTGCCCGGCCTCCCAACAGAGTATTAGTATCATCAAAATCTTCTGTTGGGCTTTGACCAGAAGGAACTGCTTTTTTCCCCCCAAAGCCAGTAGCTAGAGCAATATCTACACTCCCACGCAAAATAGTAGTAGTAGAAAACTGATGGTCTTCGAGGAAAGTCACCCGCCCTTCCAAGTTATCGACCCGAGCCTGTACAGTAGCCAATTCACCACTGAACTCTTCTTGTAGCCTTTGCATTGCTGCTAAATCAGCTTCGGTTACCAAGTTGGCTGTTTTCCCAATAATCATGGCATTCACCCGATTTAAGCAAAAATTCAAGCCAAACGCAAACTCGTAGCGAGTCAGGGCGCGGTTACCGCGATAGCTGTCATCCTCGTAACCAGTCAGGCATCTATAGCGCTTCAACAAAGACTGTAGTGCTTCGTAAGCCCAATCAGTGGGTTGGACATCAGACAGTTCATAAACTGGTGTTACCCGCTCCATTGGTTGATTACTCAACGGGTCGGTCACACCTAAGTTTTGGGATATATCTAAACTATTATCTAGACTATTATCTAGACTATTGGAGTTAGTCTGAGTAGATGGCATGTCTAATAGTTTAGAAATTGGTGCTACCTGACCCATAGACGGATTACTCACAATGTCTGCCACCTCTAGGTCTGGCGGTGACTCTAGACTAGTCAAGCTAGCTGTCGATATCCCAGAATGGGGAATAGACGTAGTAGTCTTAAACTCCAGTTCATGGTGGAATTGGTCGGTTAAGTGAGGAGTTTTTGGGGGAGTTTTTAAGTACTCTTGCGCTAGATATTTCGGGCTGGGATTAAGATCTGACCAATCTGGTGATGGGTTAGGGTCTATGGCGGTCAAGGTTTCTGGTTCGCTCTCAGCCATGGCGGGGGTAATGGTTACCAAATGAACACCAAGTACTATCGGTGTCAGTGGTAATGCACCGCAAAATTTTTTCACAATTCTCCTCACACAACAAAAATAAAGGGTAAAAGCTCGAAGGCTATACCACACCAATAACAGCGATACAAGGATAGCAAAAGAAATTTATTCCTTTTGCCTTCTGTTGAATTTTGTCCTTCTATGGAACAACCCTGATGTTGTTATTCACAGCTTCGATGGCTCGGTTAGCAACATCTTCCGGTATCCGAGTGTACTGTAGATCTTCGTTCAAGTCTTGACCCTCAGTCAGAATCCAATTTATCAGGTCTTTAACCCCTTGGGCTAGTTCTGGTTTAGGATACTTTTCGTAGAGAAACAGCCAAGTTATACCTACAATTGGATATCCCTCTTCTGGGTCATCTATATTTTCGATGGTAAAGTCATCATTGAACTGCACATTGGCTAGGGCTTTATTGGCTTGATCAACCGTAGGCTTGACGTAGCGACCAGCTTGGTTTTCCAGCCTGGCCATCGGTAAGTTAAGCTGTTTAGCATAGCTCGCTGGTACATAGCTAATGGCACCGTCAATTCGGTTAACTTCGCTAGCTACTGGTCCATTTCCCGGAACACTAGAGAAGACCTTAAAGCCCCAATTAGGTTTTCTACTGGCTCGGATTCTGCCATTAGTAATTTCATTCAAATATTTAGTAAAAATAAAGCTAGTACCGCTAGTGCCTGAGTGGACAACTACTTG includes:
- the pstS gene encoding phosphate ABC transporter substrate-binding protein PstS; translation: MIGYQFFLQKVLTATAVTLTVGFGSISGAIAQSFTGAGATFPEPLYRRYFREYQEETTDVKLKYSAIGSGGGIRRFLNQSVDFGASNVIPTPVERNSMKRGLLMVPTAGGSLAVVYNLQGITTDVKLSRDTLGKIFSGQISNWKQVNSRLPNRKIQVVVHSGTSGTSFIFTKYLNEITNGRIRASRKPNWGFKVFSSVPGNGPVASEVNRIDGAISYVPASYAKQLNLPMARLENQAGRYVKPTVDQANKALANVQFNDDFTIENIDDPEEGYPIVGITWLFLYEKYPKPELAQGVKDLINWILTEGQDLNEDLQYTRIPEDVANRAIEAVNNNIRVVP
- a CDS encoding iron uptake porin, whose translation is MKKFCGALPLTPIVLGVHLVTITPAMAESEPETLTAIDPNPSPDWSDLNPSPKYLAQEYLKTPPKTPHLTDQFHHELEFKTTTSIPHSGISTASLTSLESPPDLEVADIVSNPSMGQVAPISKLLDMPSTQTNSNSLDNSLDNSLDISQNLGVTDPLSNQPMERVTPVYELSDVQPTDWAYEALQSLLKRYRCLTGYEDDSYRGNRALTRYEFAFGLNFCLNRVNAMIIGKTANLVTEADLAAMQRLQEEFSGELATVQARVDNLEGRVTFLEDHQFSTTTILRGSVDIALATGFGGKKAVPSGQSPTEDFDDTNTLLGGRAILNFDTSFTGRDLLRTRLRAGNTSNFSTGFTGTAMTKFGFATNTGNDVKLNQLFYRFPLGNKGLVSIAAAGQGATALIPTLNPAFSISSFGFNNYIYDLGFGAGAGIYYQFNDLIATGAAYYTGSASNPDFGLFNGTFGALAQVTLTPSDRFGMALTYVRYYSPQPNTASFLGSQFAQSPFGSNTATSSNSLGVSTSYRFSDRFTLGGWLGYSNAIAESSPRNNDFDGSTGSKADIWSWAVTAAFPDIGKLGSQLNLIVGMPPRLASNDVVGRRDRDVSYHLELSYRYPLTDRIFITPGVLVIIDPEHNDENDTIGVGLLRTQFNF
- a CDS encoding RNA-guided endonuclease InsQ/TnpB family protein, which gives rise to MFNLTYEFKLKPTAKQVSLFENWLEQCRKVYNYALAERKDWYKSRSCQVNACSVRSEYIIPAEQTRPTYASQCRGLTAARKAIEELRAVQVHVLQQTLKRLEKAFVSMWEQGHGFPRFKKQGQMRSFVFPQLGVKPVESGKVKLPKIGWVKMRQSREIPSDAVVKQARVVRRATGWYVMLTLQWDVDVPQIMPHGEPLGIDVGISHFVAVSNGKLFPNPRPFKGLERKLKLLQKRVSRKRKGSSNRCKAQAKVSKLHERIVNIRKNYYWKLAHNLCDWAGMIFVEDLNLKGLAKGMLGKHCLDAGWGQFFKILEQCCAYRGVYFQKVDSKKTSQICPNCLTETGKKTLAERIHHCEHCGYTTDRDVAAAQIIAIRGLAAVGHTVKMLSEGKFIGIPGKKESSSL